One part of the Burkholderia latens genome encodes these proteins:
- a CDS encoding MBL fold metallo-hydrolase, translating to MASPLVFLHRMLGFAAARRGRALSGTSQQHNGERFSNVAPQSAEGLGKTLGIAWNMLVNKPRDTVPTGPLPIDSMSRAQLDAAPDRSLYRLGHSTLLMKLRGAFWLTDPVFAERASPFRHIGPKRFHAPPISLEDLPPLRAVILSHDHYDHLDRDTVVALAATTELFITPLGVGDRLIEWGIDGKKVRQLDWWQNIDVDGLLLTATPAQHFSGRSLFDGNSTLWASWVIADDARRIFFSGDTGYFDGFKTIGERLGPFDVTLIETGAYDPQWPYVHMQPEETVQAHVDLRGRTLVPIHNGTFDLAMHRWEEPFERVTALAMARGIALSTPRMGEQLDLNAPHRGERWWRKADAQTKALAAKARRWRLCATGTSQ from the coding sequence ATGGCTTCGCCTCTCGTTTTCCTTCACCGCATGCTTGGGTTCGCTGCTGCGAGGCGCGGTCGCGCGCTGTCCGGCACGTCGCAGCAGCACAACGGCGAGCGTTTCAGCAACGTCGCCCCGCAGTCGGCCGAAGGGCTTGGCAAGACGCTTGGCATCGCCTGGAACATGCTGGTTAACAAGCCGCGCGACACGGTTCCGACGGGGCCACTACCGATCGATTCGATGAGCCGCGCGCAACTCGACGCGGCCCCCGATCGCAGTCTTTACCGGCTCGGTCATTCGACGTTGCTGATGAAACTGCGCGGCGCGTTCTGGCTGACCGATCCCGTATTTGCCGAACGCGCGTCGCCATTTCGGCACATCGGCCCCAAACGTTTTCACGCACCGCCGATTTCGCTCGAGGATCTGCCGCCGTTACGCGCGGTGATCCTGTCGCACGACCACTACGATCATCTCGATCGCGACACGGTCGTGGCATTGGCAGCCACCACGGAGCTCTTCATCACGCCCCTCGGGGTCGGCGACCGACTGATCGAATGGGGCATCGACGGGAAGAAGGTTCGCCAGCTCGACTGGTGGCAAAACATTGACGTCGACGGGCTCCTGCTGACTGCAACTCCCGCGCAGCACTTCTCGGGGCGCAGCTTGTTTGACGGAAACAGCACGTTGTGGGCCTCGTGGGTGATCGCGGATGACGCCCGGCGCATATTCTTCAGCGGGGACACAGGTTACTTCGACGGCTTCAAGACAATCGGCGAGCGTCTGGGGCCATTCGATGTGACGCTGATCGAAACAGGCGCATATGACCCGCAATGGCCGTACGTGCACATGCAGCCGGAGGAAACAGTTCAGGCACATGTCGATCTGCGCGGCCGCACACTGGTGCCGATTCACAACGGCACGTTCGATCTCGCGATGCATCGCTGGGAAGAGCCATTCGAACGTGTGACGGCGTTGGCGATGGCACGTGGCATCGCATTGTCCACGCCGAGGATGGGAGAACAGCTCGATTTGAATGCGCCGCACCGCGGGGAGCGGTGGTGGCGAAAGGCAGACGCACAAACGAAGGCGCTAGCGGCGAAAGCGCGACGGTGGCGACTTTGTGCGACGGGCACCAGCCAGTAA
- a CDS encoding TetR/AcrR family transcriptional regulator, producing the protein MNTSTTPARLTDRKRAAIIDAAIEEFLAAGYDATSMDRIAARARVSKRTVYNHFPGKEALFAAILHQLWDATFTAGAPGYQADMPLRDQLLALLGRKLRLLSDEAFVALARVAIGAAIHSPERARDMVERMGEREEDVTVWIRAAAAAGRLTAPDSVFAAHQLHGMVKAFAFWPQVTMGQPPLGSQEQRKVAEAAADMFLAYYAQRDDVDALGEERN; encoded by the coding sequence ATGAACACCAGTACCACTCCGGCGCGTTTGACCGATCGAAAGCGCGCGGCAATTATCGATGCGGCGATCGAGGAATTTCTCGCTGCCGGTTACGACGCAACCAGCATGGATCGAATTGCCGCGCGGGCACGCGTGTCGAAACGCACGGTCTACAACCATTTCCCGGGCAAGGAAGCGCTATTCGCGGCGATCCTGCATCAGCTGTGGGACGCAACCTTCACCGCCGGCGCACCGGGTTACCAGGCCGACATGCCGTTGCGCGATCAATTACTGGCATTGCTGGGCCGGAAATTACGCCTGCTGAGCGATGAAGCGTTCGTCGCGCTCGCCCGAGTCGCGATCGGCGCGGCCATCCACTCGCCGGAACGCGCGCGCGATATGGTCGAACGCATGGGCGAGCGCGAAGAAGACGTGACGGTCTGGATTCGCGCGGCCGCGGCGGCTGGCAGGCTGACCGCGCCTGATTCCGTGTTCGCCGCGCATCAACTGCACGGCATGGTGAAGGCGTTCGCGTTCTGGCCGCAGGTGACGATGGGCCAGCCGCCGCTCGGTTCACAGGAACAGCGGAAGGTCGCGGAAGCGGCCGCCGACATGTTTCTCGCGTATTACGCGCAGCGCGACGATGTCGATGCGTTGGGTGAGGAACGCAACTGA
- a CDS encoding flavodoxin family protein, translating into MKTLLIVYHTMTGGTQQMAEAAAIAAREQPGIDVRLQRADATNADDVLAADGYLFATPENLAAMSGIMKDFFDRCYYAALDRVNGRPYAAMICAGSDGQNALRQIDRIATGWRLRNVAPGLIVCTHAQTPERILASKTIDSDDLARCAEIGAGLAAGLVLGVF; encoded by the coding sequence ATGAAAACGCTGTTGATCGTCTATCACACGATGACCGGCGGTACGCAGCAAATGGCCGAGGCAGCGGCAATTGCGGCGCGTGAGCAACCTGGCATCGACGTCAGATTGCAGCGTGCGGATGCGACGAACGCCGACGACGTGCTCGCCGCGGACGGGTACCTGTTCGCGACGCCGGAGAATCTGGCCGCGATGTCGGGGATCATGAAGGATTTTTTCGATCGCTGTTACTACGCGGCGCTCGATCGCGTGAACGGCAGGCCGTATGCGGCGATGATCTGCGCGGGCAGCGATGGGCAGAACGCGTTGCGTCAGATCGATCGGATCGCGACGGGCTGGCGGCTCAGGAACGTCGCGCCGGGATTGATCGTCTGCACGCATGCGCAGACGCCGGAACGCATCCTCGCATCGAAGACGATCGACAGCGACGATCTCGCGCGCTGCGCGGAAATCGGCGCCGGTCTTGCAGCGGGCCTAGTGCTTGGCGTGTTCTGA
- a CDS encoding ProQ/FinO family protein, protein MGFEQLAELRAQLAAKAKQERNAKRPATQPDAGEKPKSGDRAARGAKSGAANKAPSGAKPASAKPSAPVDPVIVAIGKLQRRFPRAFPKNPAPKVPLKVGIWDDLAREAQALGLSEAELRDAMSTWCRGNRYWSCLVEGAVRVDLQGNEAGRVTHDDAARARRLKSRRPGNKGGAQAAKGAPQQPKADAQAAAAEPQPTAPEASADAIPQAEQQTTASE, encoded by the coding sequence ATGGGTTTTGAACAACTTGCCGAATTGCGGGCGCAGCTCGCAGCCAAGGCCAAGCAGGAGCGCAACGCGAAGCGACCGGCTACGCAACCGGACGCAGGCGAAAAGCCGAAGTCCGGAGACCGGGCTGCTCGCGGGGCAAAATCGGGCGCCGCGAACAAAGCGCCGTCGGGCGCCAAGCCCGCTTCGGCGAAGCCGTCGGCCCCCGTCGATCCGGTGATCGTCGCGATCGGCAAACTGCAGCGGCGGTTCCCGCGCGCGTTCCCGAAGAATCCGGCCCCGAAAGTGCCGCTGAAAGTTGGCATCTGGGACGACCTGGCTCGCGAAGCGCAGGCGCTCGGCCTGAGCGAAGCCGAATTGCGCGACGCGATGTCCACGTGGTGCCGCGGCAATCGCTACTGGTCGTGTCTCGTCGAAGGCGCGGTGCGGGTTGACCTGCAAGGTAACGAAGCCGGTCGGGTGACACACGACGACGCGGCACGTGCGCGGCGGCTGAAGTCGCGCCGTCCGGGCAACAAGGGCGGTGCGCAAGCGGCAAAGGGTGCACCGCAGCAGCCGAAGGCCGATGCGCAGGCGGCCGCCGCCGAACCGCAGCCGACGGCCCCGGAAGCATCGGCAGACGCAATACCGCAAGCCGAGCAACAAACGACCGCGAGCGAGTAA
- a CDS encoding DMT family transporter: MNPRQSAILVALTAAALFGAATPLAKALIGAMSPFMVAGLFYLGSGIGLGTGILLRRLSSRGGVAENAAPLRRADLPWLAGAIAAGGIAGPALLMLGLSTTPAATSALLLNLEGVLTAVIAWVVFRENVDVQVLLGMLAIVAGGTLLSWSPGHASVTAGALLIAGACLCWAIDNNLTRKVAVNDAMIIACVKGLVAGPVNIGIALAGGATLPAVPVVAAAMLTGLGGYGISLVLFVVALRHLGSARTGAYFSVAPLFGVVLSLLIWPVLPSFAFWIAAALMALGIWLHVRERHEHEHTHEPLAHTHRHRHDEHHQHTHDFPYDDDEPHTHPHVHLPITHSHAHFPDIHHRHRH; this comes from the coding sequence ATGAACCCCAGACAATCCGCGATTCTGGTAGCGCTCACCGCCGCTGCGTTGTTCGGCGCCGCGACGCCGCTCGCCAAGGCATTGATCGGTGCGATGTCGCCGTTCATGGTCGCCGGGCTGTTCTATCTCGGCAGCGGAATCGGTCTGGGGACCGGGATCCTGCTGCGCCGATTGTCCAGCCGCGGGGGTGTCGCGGAAAACGCCGCGCCGCTGCGACGGGCCGATTTGCCGTGGCTCGCCGGTGCGATCGCGGCCGGCGGCATCGCGGGGCCGGCGTTGCTAATGCTCGGCCTGTCCACGACGCCGGCCGCGACGAGCGCGCTGTTGCTCAATCTCGAAGGGGTGCTGACCGCCGTCATCGCATGGGTCGTGTTCCGCGAGAACGTCGACGTCCAGGTGCTTCTCGGCATGCTGGCAATCGTCGCCGGCGGCACGCTGCTGTCGTGGTCGCCGGGTCACGCAAGCGTGACCGCCGGCGCGTTGCTGATCGCCGGCGCATGCCTGTGCTGGGCGATCGACAACAACCTGACCCGCAAGGTCGCAGTGAACGATGCGATGATAATCGCGTGCGTGAAAGGGCTCGTCGCCGGACCTGTCAATATCGGCATCGCGCTCGCAGGCGGCGCGACGCTGCCCGCCGTTCCCGTCGTGGCCGCCGCGATGCTGACGGGCCTCGGCGGCTACGGGATCAGCCTCGTGCTGTTCGTGGTCGCGCTGCGTCATCTAGGCAGTGCGCGCACGGGCGCTTATTTTTCCGTCGCGCCGCTGTTTGGCGTCGTGCTGTCGCTGCTGATCTGGCCGGTGCTCCCGTCCTTTGCGTTCTGGATCGCTGCCGCATTGATGGCGCTCGGCATCTGGCTTCATGTACGCGAACGGCACGAACACGAGCACACGCATGAACCGCTTGCGCATACGCACCGACATCGGCACGACGAGCATCATCAGCACACGCACGACTTCCCGTACGACGATGACGAACCGCACACGCATCCGCACGTACATCTGCCGATCACGCACAGTCACGCGCATTTCCCCGACATTCACCACCGCCACAGACACTGA
- a CDS encoding bleomycin resistance protein, translating into MPDIATPNLPSRDFEATSLFYAKLGFAETWRDDDWMILRRGDLLLEFFRHPDLDPATSAFSCCFRLADVGAFFDELLAAGLPQQSTGWPRVHRPTREPWGGIVGALIDPDGSLIRLIQAED; encoded by the coding sequence TTGCCCGACATCGCCACCCCCAATCTGCCGTCCCGTGATTTCGAAGCGACGTCGCTTTTCTACGCCAAGCTCGGCTTTGCCGAAACGTGGCGCGACGATGACTGGATGATCCTGAGACGCGGGGATCTGCTGCTGGAGTTCTTCCGCCACCCGGATCTCGACCCGGCCACGAGCGCGTTCAGCTGCTGCTTCCGGCTCGCCGACGTCGGCGCATTTTTCGATGAGTTGCTCGCGGCAGGCCTTCCGCAACAATCGACCGGCTGGCCGCGCGTGCATCGACCGACACGCGAACCATGGGGCGGCATCGTCGGCGCGCTGATCGACCCCGATGGTTCGTTGATACGCCTGATTCAGGCGGAGGACTGA
- a CDS encoding nitrogen fixation protein NifQ, whose product MTSAREHARERVLQALLSAAADAASADTRLFAVLVAARACRDELALLGLPSVQWNGLVARHFPHLGPADAATLLPSDACAPLAAAHAHFVATLLALLMQDAHPAIARDDAECIAVIVAHACLRPDHLWRDLGLDGRDAVSAMFDRYFPALAARNVAQLRWKKFLAQEVAASRGQVAGPAPGCPGCDDFGFCFPRKQ is encoded by the coding sequence ATGACGTCCGCGCGCGAGCACGCACGCGAGCGCGTGTTGCAAGCGCTGCTATCCGCGGCTGCCGACGCGGCGTCCGCGGATACACGTCTGTTCGCCGTACTCGTCGCGGCCCGCGCATGCCGCGACGAGCTCGCGCTGCTCGGCCTGCCGTCCGTGCAGTGGAACGGCCTGGTTGCCCGCCACTTTCCGCATCTCGGGCCGGCCGATGCGGCCACGCTTCTGCCATCTGATGCGTGCGCGCCCCTGGCGGCCGCGCACGCGCATTTCGTCGCAACACTGCTCGCTTTGCTGATGCAGGATGCGCATCCCGCCATCGCACGCGACGATGCCGAGTGCATCGCCGTGATCGTCGCGCATGCGTGTCTGCGCCCCGATCACCTCTGGCGCGATCTCGGCCTCGACGGTCGCGACGCGGTTTCCGCCATGTTCGACCGCTATTTCCCCGCGCTCGCTGCGCGCAATGTCGCACAGCTGCGCTGGAAGAAATTCCTCGCACAGGAAGTGGCCGCTTCCCGCGGGCAAGTGGCGGGGCCAGCCCCAGGATGTCCGGGCTGCGACGATTTCGGGTTCTGCTTTCCGCGCAAACAATAA
- a CDS encoding TOBE domain-containing protein, with the protein MRTSARNQFVGQIGTVTPGAVNDEITLRTRDGLDIVAIITHGSAASLGLAAGMNAFALVKASSVIVMVDVDRSKVSARNCVAGTVSSIAKGAVNSEVVIKAAGGAEIVAIVTNDSVDRLGLASGKAAAAIFKASSVIVGVE; encoded by the coding sequence ATGCGAACCAGCGCCCGTAATCAATTCGTCGGCCAGATCGGTACCGTCACGCCCGGCGCCGTCAACGACGAGATCACGCTGCGCACCCGTGACGGCCTCGACATCGTCGCGATCATCACGCATGGCAGCGCGGCATCGCTCGGTCTCGCAGCCGGCATGAACGCATTCGCGCTCGTCAAGGCGTCGTCGGTGATCGTGATGGTCGACGTCGACCGTAGCAAGGTGTCGGCCCGCAATTGCGTCGCGGGCACCGTGTCGTCGATCGCGAAAGGTGCGGTGAATTCGGAAGTCGTGATCAAGGCAGCAGGCGGTGCCGAGATCGTCGCGATCGTGACCAACGACAGCGTCGACCGTCTCGGTCTCGCGAGCGGCAAGGCCGCCGCCGCGATCTTCAAGGCATCGAGCGTGATCGTCGGCGTCGAATGA
- a CDS encoding efflux transporter outer membrane subunit, whose product MNRHRLRVAAALAPLALALGACKSVGPDYTLPQQAYVNAPLANHALDDANGALVSRDAVPGNWWQLYDDPVLDELVRSALKSNTDLRVAAANLARSRAALEVANEQGGFSGRAEAGVQRAQESAEQYLLENKLPVVNEGAVGINVSYELDLFGKLRRGVEAARADSEAVQAAADLARITVVADVVRAYVESCSAGDELAIAKQSLALQQQRVKLSQRLRDVGRGNQTDVTRGVTQVRTLSADIPRFEGRRKVAQYQLAALLARSPADLPKAVVECERLPKLRQPIPIGDGAALLRRRPDVREAERQLAAATARIGVATAALYPSISIGASAGSVGVAADLFSSTTNRWSFGPLISWTFPVNGQRARVREAEAATSGALAHFDGVVLNALRETQSSLATYAADVQRTDALRTAYESARNSADETHRLFAAGRESFISDLDATRTLTSVRAQVAAAEGQVAADQVRLFLALGGGWEADVAADAPAAASNARK is encoded by the coding sequence ATGAACCGGCACCGCCTGCGCGTCGCCGCAGCCCTCGCGCCGCTCGCGCTTGCACTCGGTGCGTGCAAGTCAGTCGGTCCCGATTACACGCTGCCGCAGCAAGCATACGTGAATGCGCCGCTCGCGAATCATGCGCTCGATGACGCGAACGGCGCGCTCGTGTCGCGCGACGCGGTGCCCGGCAACTGGTGGCAGCTGTATGACGATCCGGTGCTCGACGAACTCGTGCGCAGCGCGCTGAAATCGAACACCGACCTGCGCGTCGCCGCGGCCAATCTCGCGCGTTCGCGCGCGGCGCTCGAAGTCGCGAACGAACAGGGCGGCTTTTCCGGCCGCGCGGAAGCCGGCGTGCAGCGCGCGCAGGAATCGGCCGAGCAGTATCTGCTCGAAAACAAGCTGCCGGTCGTAAACGAAGGCGCGGTCGGCATCAACGTGTCGTACGAACTCGATCTGTTCGGCAAGCTGCGTCGCGGCGTCGAAGCTGCGCGCGCGGACAGCGAAGCCGTGCAGGCGGCGGCCGACCTGGCGCGCATCACCGTCGTCGCCGATGTCGTGCGCGCATACGTCGAATCGTGCTCCGCCGGCGACGAGCTGGCGATCGCGAAACAGTCGCTCGCATTGCAGCAGCAGCGCGTGAAGCTGTCGCAACGGCTGCGCGATGTCGGGCGCGGCAACCAGACCGACGTGACGCGCGGCGTCACGCAGGTGCGCACGCTATCCGCCGACATACCGCGTTTCGAAGGCCGCCGCAAGGTCGCGCAATACCAGCTCGCCGCACTGCTCGCGCGCTCGCCGGCCGACTTGCCGAAGGCGGTCGTCGAATGCGAACGGCTGCCGAAACTCCGTCAGCCGATCCCGATCGGCGACGGCGCCGCGCTACTGCGGCGGCGCCCCGACGTGCGCGAGGCCGAGCGCCAGCTCGCCGCCGCGACCGCGCGGATCGGCGTCGCGACTGCCGCGCTGTATCCGTCGATCAGCATCGGCGCGTCGGCCGGTTCGGTCGGCGTGGCTGCCGACCTGTTCTCGTCCACCACGAATCGCTGGTCGTTCGGACCGCTGATCAGCTGGACGTTTCCGGTCAACGGCCAGCGCGCGCGCGTGCGTGAAGCCGAAGCCGCGACCAGCGGCGCGCTCGCGCACTTCGACGGCGTCGTGCTGAACGCATTGCGCGAAACGCAGTCGAGCCTCGCGACGTATGCGGCCGACGTGCAGCGCACCGACGCGCTGCGCACGGCCTACGAATCGGCGCGCAATTCCGCGGACGAAACGCACCGGCTCTTTGCGGCGGGGCGCGAGTCGTTCATTTCCGATCTCGATGCGACACGCACGCTGACGAGTGTGCGCGCACAGGTCGCGGCGGCCGAAGGCCAGGTCGCAGCCGATCAGGTGAGGTTGTTCCTCGCGCTCGGTGGCGGATGGGAAGCCGATGTGGCGGCCGACGCACCGGCCGCGGCGTCCAACGCACGCAAATAA
- a CDS encoding HlyD family secretion protein: MKKTWLSAGQILLTLIVVVVAALVLWRIINYYMFSPWTRDGHVRADVIQVAPDVSGLITSVQVADNQEVRRGQVLFVIDQARYTLAERLAEATLAQRRATLAQAKREYARNMQLGNLVASEQVEGSRTRVEQGEAAVADAQVSLDTAKLNLQRTTIVSPIDGYLNDRAPRVGEYVPAGRAVLSVVDRNSFRVDGYFEETKLRGIHIGQPVDIVVMGEPRPLRGHVQSIVAAIEDRDRTQGANLLPNVNPAFSWVRLAQRVPVRVVLDEVPDDFRMIAGRTATVAIRSADARREDTAKRAAGASAAASASAPAAVGTTGASQ; the protein is encoded by the coding sequence GTGAAAAAAACCTGGCTTTCGGCAGGGCAGATCCTGCTCACCCTGATCGTCGTCGTCGTCGCCGCCCTCGTGCTGTGGCGGATCATCAATTACTACATGTTCTCGCCGTGGACGCGCGACGGGCACGTGCGCGCCGACGTGATCCAGGTCGCGCCCGACGTGTCGGGCCTCATCACTTCGGTGCAGGTCGCCGACAACCAGGAAGTCAGACGCGGCCAGGTGCTGTTCGTAATCGACCAGGCACGCTACACGCTCGCGGAGCGGCTCGCCGAAGCGACGCTCGCGCAGCGCCGGGCGACGCTCGCCCAGGCGAAGCGCGAATATGCACGCAACATGCAGCTCGGCAACCTGGTCGCGAGCGAGCAGGTCGAGGGAAGCCGCACGCGCGTCGAGCAGGGCGAAGCCGCCGTCGCCGATGCGCAGGTGTCGCTCGACACCGCGAAGCTGAACCTGCAGCGTACGACCATCGTCAGCCCCATAGACGGCTACCTGAACGATCGCGCGCCGCGCGTCGGCGAATACGTGCCGGCCGGCCGCGCGGTGCTGTCCGTCGTCGACCGCAATTCGTTCCGCGTCGACGGCTACTTCGAGGAAACCAAGCTGCGTGGCATCCATATCGGCCAGCCCGTCGATATCGTCGTAATGGGCGAGCCGCGTCCGCTGCGCGGCCACGTGCAAAGCATCGTCGCGGCGATCGAAGATCGCGACCGCACGCAAGGCGCGAACCTGCTGCCGAACGTGAACCCGGCATTCAGCTGGGTGCGGCTCGCGCAACGTGTGCCGGTGCGCGTCGTGCTCGACGAGGTGCCCGACGACTTCCGGATGATCGCGGGCCGCACGGCGACCGTCGCGATACGCTCGGCCGATGCGCGCCGCGAGGACACCGCGAAGCGGGCCGCCGGCGCGTCAGCGGCGGCCTCTGCATCCGCACCCGCGGCCGTCGGCACGACCGGAGCATCGCAATGA
- a CDS encoding DUF1656 domain-containing protein, translating into MIGEIDIFGVFVPAPLVLMLIAYLVNIVVRALLERVGFYRLVWHRSIFDLGIYVFVFAAVVIVSHHLVAS; encoded by the coding sequence ATGATCGGCGAAATCGACATCTTCGGCGTATTCGTGCCGGCCCCTCTCGTGCTGATGCTGATCGCTTATCTGGTCAACATCGTCGTGCGCGCGCTGCTCGAGCGCGTCGGCTTTTACCGCCTCGTCTGGCACCGTTCGATCTTCGACCTCGGCATCTACGTGTTCGTGTTTGCCGCCGTCGTCATCGTGTCCCACCATCTCGTGGCTAGCTAA
- a CDS encoding FUSC family protein translates to MTYPSLRDWLFSGKTFAASMLALYLGLYFQLPRPYWAMASVYIVSNPFVGATRSKALYRALGTALGAAAAILFVPPFVETPLLFSVIVATWCGTLLYLAMSDRTARSYVFMLAGYTMPLVALPTVTDPSTIFDVAIARTEEIVLGIVCASVVGSTVFPNRLAPTLIERTDAWFKDAAFYGRETLSGHLAGKALSACRQRLAATITGLEFLLSQLSYDHAHPRVLARAQALAGRMQLFLPLMSSLADPLIALMRELHVRPPALDALLADAAKWFDAPLPSLKAGTDGETAHDPVADDLRERIASLQPPDSALASWDGALLSNALWRLRQVIDIWQDCRTLRALIANETGAWQPRYRHWRLGGTERFFDRGMMLFSTLTVAGAIVLACWLWIASGWHDGAGAVTLVAVACSFFAALDEPAPLVFKFFLATAASVVFAGLYLFAVLPHVHDFPMLVLMFAGPFILIGTLLPRPQFNMVTMLVAVNTATFISIQSAYDADFFVFLNSNLAGVAGLLFAYVWTRATRPFGAELAVRRLLRSGWEDVARSASTQPLDDQRNHASRMLDRVTQLLPRLGASDDHRHPSIESFRDLRIALNALDLRRSRRRLAGDVPDAIDRVLAGVTDHYARCAAANARQPAPAALLASIDDALRRVALRHLPGPSAAPADGTTAPAAAAMHRRLRDTLHALVGLRLSLYPAAAAQPPQAAADGVRT, encoded by the coding sequence GTTTTCCGGCAAGACGTTCGCCGCATCGATGCTGGCGTTGTACCTCGGCCTGTATTTCCAGCTGCCACGCCCGTACTGGGCGATGGCGAGCGTCTACATCGTGTCGAACCCGTTCGTCGGCGCGACACGCTCGAAGGCGCTGTATCGTGCACTCGGCACCGCGCTCGGCGCCGCCGCCGCGATCCTGTTCGTCCCGCCGTTCGTGGAGACGCCGTTGCTGTTCAGTGTCATTGTCGCGACATGGTGCGGCACGCTGCTGTACCTCGCAATGTCCGACCGAACCGCGCGCAGCTACGTGTTCATGCTTGCCGGCTACACGATGCCGCTGGTCGCGCTGCCGACGGTGACCGATCCGTCGACGATCTTCGATGTCGCGATCGCGCGCACCGAGGAAATCGTGCTCGGCATTGTGTGCGCCAGCGTGGTCGGCAGCACGGTGTTTCCGAACCGGCTCGCGCCGACGCTGATCGAGCGCACCGATGCGTGGTTCAAGGATGCCGCGTTCTATGGCCGCGAGACGTTGTCCGGCCACCTCGCAGGCAAGGCACTGTCCGCGTGCCGGCAGCGCCTCGCCGCGACCATCACCGGCCTCGAATTCCTGTTGAGCCAGCTGAGCTACGACCATGCGCACCCGCGCGTGCTTGCGCGGGCGCAGGCGCTCGCCGGCCGGATGCAGCTGTTCTTGCCGCTGATGTCGTCGCTCGCCGATCCGCTGATCGCGCTGATGCGCGAGCTGCATGTGCGCCCGCCGGCTCTCGATGCGCTGCTCGCCGATGCCGCGAAGTGGTTCGACGCACCGCTGCCGTCGCTGAAGGCCGGCACCGACGGCGAGACGGCCCATGATCCCGTCGCGGACGACCTGCGCGAGCGCATCGCGTCGCTGCAGCCGCCGGACAGCGCACTCGCGAGCTGGGATGGCGCGCTGCTGTCGAACGCGCTGTGGCGACTGCGCCAGGTCATCGACATCTGGCAGGATTGCCGCACGCTGCGCGCGCTGATTGCAAACGAAACCGGCGCGTGGCAACCGCGCTACCGGCATTGGCGACTCGGCGGCACCGAGCGCTTCTTCGATCGCGGAATGATGCTGTTCTCGACGCTGACCGTCGCAGGCGCAATCGTGCTTGCGTGCTGGCTTTGGATCGCGTCCGGCTGGCACGACGGTGCCGGCGCGGTCACGCTGGTCGCCGTCGCGTGCAGCTTCTTCGCGGCGCTCGACGAGCCCGCACCGCTCGTGTTCAAGTTTTTCCTGGCCACAGCCGCGAGCGTCGTGTTCGCGGGCCTTTACCTGTTTGCCGTGCTGCCCCACGTGCATGACTTCCCGATGCTCGTGCTGATGTTCGCCGGCCCGTTCATCCTGATCGGCACGCTGCTGCCGCGCCCGCAATTCAACATGGTGACGATGCTCGTCGCGGTCAACACGGCGACCTTCATCAGCATCCAAAGCGCTTACGACGCCGATTTCTTCGTGTTCCTGAACAGCAACCTCGCGGGCGTCGCCGGGCTGTTGTTCGCGTACGTTTGGACCCGCGCGACGCGTCCGTTCGGCGCCGAGCTCGCGGTACGGCGCCTGTTGCGCTCCGGCTGGGAAGACGTCGCACGTTCAGCATCGACGCAGCCGCTCGACGATCAGCGCAACCACGCGTCCCGCATGCTCGATCGGGTCACGCAACTGCTGCCGCGGCTCGGCGCATCGGACGACCACCGCCATCCGTCGATCGAGAGCTTCCGCGACCTGCGCATCGCACTGAACGCGCTCGACCTGCGCCGCTCGCGCCGCAGGCTGGCCGGCGACGTGCCCGACGCGATCGATCGGGTGCTCGCCGGCGTCACCGATCACTACGCGCGCTGTGCGGCCGCGAACGCGCGCCAGCCAGCGCCGGCGGCACTGCTCGCATCGATCGACGACGCACTGCGGCGCGTAGCCCTCCGCCATCTGCCGGGCCCGTCGGCGGCGCCGGCGGATGGCACAACGGCGCCGGCCGCGGCTGCGATGCACCGCCGCCTGCGCGACACGCTGCACGCGCTCGTAGGCCTGCGGCTGTCGCTGTATCCGGCCGCGGCCGCACAGCCGCCGCAAGCCGCGGCCGACGGAGTACGCACATGA